One stretch of Mycolicibacterium fallax DNA includes these proteins:
- a CDS encoding nuclear transport factor 2 family protein, whose amino-acid sequence MLSLAEISDRLEIQQLLVAYSTAIDGRDFDALDAVFTPDAYIDYRESGGIDGRYPQVKAWLAEVLPNFPAYSHMLGNFDIRIDGDSATARTICFNPMVCNAETKQLLFVGLWYEDALTRTVDGWRMTRRVEVKCFDKFL is encoded by the coding sequence GTGCTGAGCCTTGCCGAGATCTCCGACCGGCTGGAGATCCAACAGTTGCTGGTGGCCTATTCGACGGCGATCGACGGCCGCGACTTCGACGCCCTGGACGCCGTCTTCACCCCCGACGCCTACATCGACTACCGCGAGAGCGGGGGAATCGACGGGCGGTACCCGCAGGTCAAGGCCTGGCTGGCGGAGGTGCTGCCGAACTTCCCGGCCTATTCGCACATGCTGGGCAACTTCGACATCCGGATCGACGGGGACAGCGCCACCGCGCGCACCATCTGCTTCAACCCGATGGTCTGCAATGCCGAGACCAAGCAGTTGCTGTTCGTCGGACTCTGGTACGAGGACGCGCTGACCCGGACCGTCGACGGCTGGCGGATGACCCGCCGCGTCGAGGTCAAATGCTTCGACAAATTCCTCTGA
- the rpsP gene encoding 30S ribosomal protein S16: MAVKIKLTRLGKIRNPQYRIIVADARTRRDGRSIEVIGRYHPKEDPSLIEIDSERAQYWLGVGAQPTEPVLALLKITGDWQKHKGLPGAEGTLKVKEPKPSKLELFQAALAEADGAPSGSATTLKKKRKKDEAAEAAAEAPAESAEAPAEGTEEAAAE; the protein is encoded by the coding sequence ATGGCTGTCAAGATCAAGCTCACCCGGCTTGGCAAGATCCGCAACCCCCAGTACCGCATCATCGTCGCCGATGCGCGCACCCGCCGCGACGGCCGTTCCATCGAGGTGATCGGCCGGTACCACCCCAAGGAAGATCCCAGCCTGATCGAGATCGATTCCGAGCGCGCCCAGTACTGGCTCGGCGTCGGCGCCCAGCCGACCGAACCCGTGCTCGCGCTGCTGAAGATCACCGGTGACTGGCAGAAGCACAAGGGCCTGCCGGGCGCCGAGGGCACCCTGAAGGTCAAGGAGCCCAAGCCGTCCAAGCTCGAGCTGTTCCAGGCCGCCCTCGCCGAGGCCGACGGCGCGCCGTCCGGCTCGGCCACCACGCTGAAGAAGAAGCGCAAGAAGGACGAGGCCGCCGAGGCCGCGGCCGAGGCGCCCGCGGAGTCCGCTGAGGCGCCCGCTGAGGGCACCGAAGAAGCCGCGGCAGAATGA
- a CDS encoding RNA-binding protein, protein MSTVVVDAVEHLVRGIVDNPDDVRVDLVTNRRGRTVEVHVHPDDLGKVIGRGGRTATALRTLVAGIGGRGIRVDVVDTDQ, encoded by the coding sequence ATGAGCACCGTCGTCGTTGACGCCGTTGAGCACCTGGTGCGCGGCATCGTCGACAACCCCGACGATGTCCGGGTCGACCTGGTGACCAACCGTCGCGGCCGCACCGTCGAGGTCCACGTCCACCCCGATGACCTGGGCAAGGTCATCGGGCGTGGCGGGCGTACCGCCACCGCGCTGCGGACCCTGGTCGCCGGCATCGGCGGCCGTGGCATCCGCGTCGACGTGGTCGACACCGACCAGTAA
- the rimM gene encoding ribosome maturation factor RimM (Essential for efficient processing of 16S rRNA) — MELVVGRVAKAHGIGGEVVVDVRTDDPDLRFVPGKTLRAKGFRGAPDRDLLIDTVRAHGSRLLVRLAGINDRDAADALRGTLFIIDSAELPAIGEPDEFYDHQLEGLAVHTVDGDVVGVIAEVLHTAAGELLSVKNEAGKEILVPFVAAIVPTVSLERGVVEIDPPEGLLDLESLG; from the coding sequence ATGGAGCTGGTGGTGGGCCGGGTCGCCAAGGCGCACGGCATCGGCGGCGAAGTCGTTGTCGATGTCCGCACCGACGACCCGGACCTGCGTTTCGTGCCGGGGAAAACCCTGCGCGCCAAGGGATTCCGGGGCGCCCCGGACCGTGATCTGCTGATCGACACGGTCCGGGCGCACGGCAGCCGGCTGCTGGTGCGGCTGGCCGGGATCAACGATCGGGACGCCGCCGACGCGCTGCGCGGCACGTTGTTCATCATCGACTCCGCCGAGCTGCCGGCGATCGGTGAACCTGACGAGTTCTACGACCATCAGCTGGAGGGGCTGGCCGTGCACACCGTCGACGGTGACGTCGTCGGCGTCATCGCCGAGGTGCTGCACACCGCCGCCGGTGAGTTGCTGAGCGTGAAAAACGAAGCGGGTAAGGAGATCCTGGTGCCGTTCGTCGCCGCGATCGTGCCGACCGTGTCGCTGGAACGCGGTGTCGTCGAGATCGATCCGCCCGAGGGGCTGCTGGACCTGGAATCGCTGGGGTAG
- the trmD gene encoding tRNA (guanosine(37)-N1)-methyltransferase TrmD, translating to MRIDVVTIFPDYLAPLRQALPGKAIESGIVELGVHDLRSWTHDVHRSVDDSPYGGGPGMVMKAPVWGAALDEICTPETLLVIPTPAGTLFDQATAARWSAESHLVFACGRYEGIDQRVAVDAARRMRVAEVSIGDYVLAGGESATLVMVEAVVRLLPEVLGNPESHRDDSHSTHVGGLLEGPSYTRPPLWRELEVPEVLRSGDHARIAAWRREQSLQRTRERRPELLD from the coding sequence ATGCGGATCGATGTCGTCACCATCTTCCCGGACTACCTGGCCCCGCTGCGGCAAGCCTTGCCGGGCAAGGCGATTGAGTCCGGCATCGTCGAGCTCGGCGTGCATGATCTGCGCAGCTGGACCCACGATGTGCACCGCTCGGTTGATGACTCGCCCTACGGCGGTGGCCCCGGCATGGTCATGAAGGCCCCGGTCTGGGGCGCGGCGCTCGACGAGATCTGCACGCCCGAAACGCTGCTGGTCATCCCCACGCCGGCCGGGACGCTGTTCGACCAGGCCACCGCGGCGCGGTGGAGCGCCGAGTCGCACCTGGTGTTCGCCTGCGGGCGCTACGAGGGCATCGATCAGCGGGTGGCCGTCGACGCCGCCCGCCGGATGCGGGTGGCGGAGGTCTCCATCGGCGACTATGTGCTGGCCGGTGGGGAATCGGCCACCCTGGTGATGGTCGAGGCGGTGGTCCGGCTGCTGCCCGAGGTGCTCGGCAACCCCGAGTCGCACCGCGACGATTCGCATTCCACCCACGTCGGTGGCCTGCTGGAGGGGCCGAGCTATACCCGCCCGCCGCTGTGGCGGGAGCTGGAGGTGCCCGAGGTGCTGCGCTCCGGCGACCACGCCCGGATCGCGGCGTGGCGTCGGGAACAGAGCCTGCAGCGCACCCGGGAGCGTCGGCCGGAGTTGCTGGACTAG
- the rplS gene encoding 50S ribosomal protein L19, whose amino-acid sequence MNTLDFVDQASLRDDIPTFAPGDTVNVHVKVIEGSKERVQVFKGVVIRRQGGGVRETFTVRKESYGVGVERTFPVHSPNVDRIEVVSRGAVRRAKLYYLRELRGKKAKIKEKR is encoded by the coding sequence ATGAACACGCTGGACTTCGTCGACCAGGCGTCGCTGCGCGACGATATCCCGACCTTCGCCCCCGGCGACACGGTCAACGTGCACGTCAAGGTCATCGAGGGCTCCAAGGAGCGCGTCCAGGTGTTCAAGGGCGTGGTGATCCGGCGTCAGGGTGGCGGCGTGCGGGAGACCTTCACCGTGCGCAAGGAGAGCTACGGCGTCGGCGTCGAGCGGACCTTCCCGGTGCACTCGCCCAACGTGGACCGCATCGAGGTCGTCAGCCGCGGCGCCGTCCGTCGCGCCAAGCTGTACTACCTGCGCGAGCTGCGCGGCAAGAAGGCCAAGATCAAGGAGAAGCGCTGA
- the lepB gene encoding signal peptidase I, with protein MTDSPDSVDPTDPDDSTTGTPEGSDAEDTGKQDTGKKKSTVREIATLAAIALVIYYVMLTFVARPYLIPSESMEPTLHGCPGCTGDRIMVDKLTYRFSEPEPGDVVVFKGPPNWNVGYKSIRSDNAALRAVQNALAVVGFVPPDENDLVKRIIAVGGQTVACRMDTGLTVDDKPLREPYLDPEVLRVDPAVYPCLGPEFGPVTVPEGRLWMMGDNRTHSSDSRAHCENGTDLQQTGVYCTGDPDYGTVPVDHVIGKARFIAWPPGRWGGVEAINPQQDDSAHQGQ; from the coding sequence GTGACCGACTCCCCGGACTCGGTGGATCCGACCGACCCCGACGACAGCACCACCGGCACACCGGAGGGCTCCGACGCCGAGGACACCGGCAAGCAGGACACCGGCAAGAAGAAGTCGACCGTCCGCGAGATCGCCACCCTGGCCGCGATCGCCCTGGTGATCTATTACGTCATGCTGACGTTCGTCGCCCGGCCGTACCTGATTCCCTCGGAGTCGATGGAGCCGACGCTGCACGGCTGCCCGGGCTGCACCGGCGACCGGATCATGGTCGACAAGCTCACCTACCGGTTCTCCGAGCCCGAACCCGGCGACGTGGTGGTCTTCAAGGGGCCGCCCAACTGGAACGTCGGCTACAAGTCGATCCGCTCGGACAATGCCGCGCTGCGCGCCGTGCAGAACGCCCTCGCCGTCGTCGGCTTCGTGCCGCCCGACGAGAACGACCTGGTCAAGCGGATCATCGCGGTCGGCGGTCAGACCGTGGCCTGCCGCATGGATACCGGCCTGACGGTGGACGACAAGCCGCTGCGCGAGCCGTACCTGGATCCCGAAGTGCTGCGCGTCGACCCGGCGGTCTACCCGTGCCTGGGCCCGGAGTTCGGTCCGGTGACGGTGCCGGAGGGCCGGCTGTGGATGATGGGCGACAACCGCACGCATTCCTCGGACTCCCGGGCGCACTGCGAGAACGGCACCGACCTGCAGCAGACCGGCGTCTACTGCACCGGGGACCCGGACTACGGCACGGTGCCGGTGGACCACGTGATCGGCAAGGCCCGGTTCATCGCCTGGCCGCCGGGACGCTGGGGCGGGGTCGAAGCGATCAACCCGCAGCAGGATGACAGCGCTCACCAGGGTCAATAG
- a CDS encoding ribonuclease HII yields MPSWPPRTIIRRSSGLRTLEAALYRGGLGPVAGVDEVGRGACAGPLVVAACVLGPNRLDSLARLDDSKKLTEAERERLFPLIRRYALAYHVVFIDPAEVDRRGVHIANIEGMRRAVAGLALRPGYVLSDGFRVPGLTVPSLPVIGGDAAAACIAAASVLAKVSRDRLMVAMDADHPGYGFAEHKGYSTAAHTAAMAALGPCPQHRYSYVNVRRAAARSCGEPTRRLGHG; encoded by the coding sequence GTGCCCAGCTGGCCGCCGCGCACGATAATCCGCAGGTCCTCCGGTCTGCGCACGCTGGAGGCCGCGCTCTATCGCGGTGGTCTGGGCCCGGTGGCCGGGGTCGACGAGGTCGGCCGCGGGGCCTGCGCGGGACCGTTGGTGGTCGCGGCGTGTGTGCTCGGACCCAATCGGCTCGACAGCCTGGCCCGGCTGGATGACTCCAAGAAACTGACCGAGGCCGAGCGCGAGCGACTGTTTCCGTTGATCCGGCGCTATGCGCTGGCTTACCACGTGGTGTTCATCGACCCCGCCGAGGTGGACCGGCGCGGGGTGCACATCGCCAACATCGAGGGCATGCGCCGGGCGGTTGCCGGCCTGGCGCTGCGACCCGGCTATGTGCTCTCGGACGGTTTCCGGGTGCCCGGGCTGACCGTGCCGTCGCTGCCGGTGATCGGCGGCGACGCGGCGGCGGCCTGCATCGCGGCGGCCAGTGTGCTGGCCAAGGTGAGCCGTGACCGGTTGATGGTCGCCATGGACGCCGACCATCCCGGCTACGGCTTCGCCGAGCACAAGGGCTACAGCACCGCGGCGCACACCGCGGCGATGGCCGCGCTCGGGCCGTGTCCGCAGCATCGGTACTCGTATGTGAACGTGCGACGAGCCGCCGCGAGGTCGTGCGGCGAGCCGACGCGGCGGCTCGGACACGGGTAG
- a CDS encoding DUF2469 domain-containing protein — MSAEDLEKYETEMELSLYREYKDIVGQFSYVVETERRFYLANSVELIPRNADGEVYFELRLADAWVWDMYRPARFVKQVRVITFKDVNIEEVEKPELRLPE; from the coding sequence ATGAGCGCTGAGGATCTCGAGAAGTACGAAACCGAGATGGAGCTCTCGCTGTACCGCGAATACAAGGACATCGTCGGACAGTTCAGCTACGTCGTGGAGACCGAGCGCCGGTTCTATCTGGCCAACAGCGTGGAGCTGATTCCGCGCAACGCCGACGGCGAGGTCTATTTCGAACTGCGGTTGGCCGACGCCTGGGTGTGGGACATGTACCGGCCGGCCCGGTTCGTCAAGCAGGTGCGGGTGATCACCTTCAAGGACGTCAACATCGAAGAGGTCGAGAAGCCCGAACTCCGGCTGCCCGAATAG
- a CDS encoding YraN family protein yields MTVPRTPTRAEIGALGEKLAVAHLQDDGLQILDRNWRCRYGELDVVAECESETGRATLVFVEVKTRTGDGYGGLAEAVTPVKLRRLRRLAGLWLRDHDGCWSTVRIDVVGVRLHRDGSAAITHLRAVG; encoded by the coding sequence ATGACAGTTCCCAGAACGCCCACCCGCGCCGAGATCGGTGCTCTCGGTGAGAAATTGGCCGTGGCCCACCTGCAGGACGACGGACTGCAGATCCTGGACCGAAACTGGCGCTGCCGGTACGGCGAACTCGACGTGGTCGCCGAGTGCGAATCCGAAACCGGCCGGGCAACCCTGGTTTTCGTCGAGGTCAAGACCCGCACCGGGGACGGCTACGGCGGCCTGGCCGAGGCGGTCACCCCGGTCAAACTGCGCCGGCTGCGACGGCTGGCCGGGCTGTGGCTGCGCGATCACGACGGCTGCTGGTCGACGGTGCGGATCGACGTCGTCGGGGTGCGGCTGCACCGCGACGGGTCCGCGGCGATCACCCACCTGCGGGCGGTGGGGTGA
- a CDS encoding YifB family Mg chelatase-like AAA ATPase, whose translation MALGRAYSVAVRGLTGEIVEIEADVASGLPVMHLVGLPDAAVQESRDRVRAAVTNSGFDWPMMRLIWALSPATLRKAGSAYDLALAASVLAADRKRRWPRLEKTVLLGELALDGRVRPVRGVLPAVLAAAREGWQTAVVALDNLAEAALVGGIEVLGVGTLTQLADWLDGSGALRPPGPPVVATGADEPQPDLADVIGQAQARYAVEIAAAGAHHLMLTGPPGVGKTMLAQRLPGLLPTLSDDEALEVTAIHSVAGLLSEATPLITRPPFVAPHHTSTVAALVGGGSGMARPGAVSRAHRGVLFLDECAELSPTVLEALRTPLEEGEVRLARVDGVARYPARFQLVLAANPCPCAAPDPRDCTCAAAAKRRYLGKLSGPLLDRVDLQVQLHGVRAGAMVGAAGEPTAVVRDRVCRARAAAAQRWAEIGAHTNAEVPGPLLRRKFRLGHRAMAPLNRALNTGALSVRGVDRCLRIAWSVADLAGKTAPAEDEVAIALGFRQGGAAR comes from the coding sequence ATGGCGCTGGGCCGGGCCTACTCGGTGGCGGTCCGCGGACTGACCGGCGAGATCGTCGAGATCGAGGCCGATGTGGCCTCCGGCCTGCCCGTCATGCACCTGGTGGGGCTGCCCGATGCCGCCGTGCAGGAATCCCGGGACCGGGTCCGCGCCGCGGTGACCAACAGCGGCTTCGACTGGCCGATGATGCGGCTGATCTGGGCGCTCTCGCCGGCCACCCTGCGCAAGGCGGGCAGCGCCTATGACCTGGCGCTGGCCGCCTCGGTGCTGGCCGCCGACCGCAAGCGCCGCTGGCCGCGGCTGGAAAAGACCGTGCTGTTGGGCGAATTGGCGCTCGACGGCCGGGTGCGCCCGGTCCGCGGCGTGCTGCCGGCGGTGCTGGCCGCCGCGCGGGAGGGCTGGCAGACCGCGGTGGTGGCGCTGGACAACCTCGCCGAGGCGGCGCTGGTGGGCGGCATCGAGGTGCTCGGGGTCGGCACCCTGACGCAACTGGCCGACTGGCTCGACGGCTCCGGCGCGCTGCGGCCGCCGGGCCCACCCGTCGTCGCCACCGGCGCCGACGAGCCGCAGCCCGACCTCGCCGATGTGATCGGCCAGGCCCAGGCCCGCTACGCCGTCGAGATCGCCGCCGCAGGCGCGCACCACCTGATGCTCACCGGGCCGCCCGGGGTGGGGAAAACCATGCTGGCCCAACGTCTTCCGGGACTGCTGCCGACCCTGTCGGACGACGAGGCGCTGGAGGTCACCGCGATCCACTCGGTGGCCGGGCTGCTCTCGGAGGCCACCCCGCTGATCACCCGGCCGCCGTTCGTCGCGCCGCACCACACCTCGACGGTCGCCGCGCTGGTCGGCGGCGGGTCCGGGATGGCCCGGCCGGGCGCGGTCAGCCGGGCACACCGCGGGGTGCTGTTCCTGGACGAATGCGCCGAACTGTCCCCGACGGTGCTGGAGGCCCTGCGCACGCCGCTGGAGGAGGGTGAGGTCCGGCTCGCCCGGGTCGACGGGGTGGCCCGGTATCCGGCCCGGTTTCAGCTGGTCCTGGCCGCCAACCCGTGTCCGTGCGCGGCGCCGGACCCGCGAGACTGCACCTGCGCGGCGGCCGCGAAACGCCGCTACCTGGGCAAGCTGTCCGGTCCGCTGCTGGACCGGGTCGACCTGCAGGTGCAACTGCACGGGGTGCGGGCCGGGGCGATGGTCGGCGCGGCGGGCGAACCGACCGCGGTGGTCCGCGACCGGGTCTGCCGGGCCCGCGCCGCGGCCGCGCAGCGCTGGGCCGAGATCGGCGCGCACACCAACGCCGAGGTGCCCGGGCCGCTGCTGCGCCGCAAGTTCCGGCTCGGTCACCGGGCGATGGCCCCGCTGAACCGGGCGCTGAACACCGGTGCGCTCAGCGTCCGCGGGGTGGACCGCTGCCTGCGGATCGCCTGGTCGGTCGCCGACCTGGCCGGTAAGACCGCGCCCGCGGAGGACGAGGTGGCCATCGCGCTGGGATTCCGGCAGGGCGGAGCGGCCCGATGA
- the dprA gene encoding DNA-processing protein DprA yields MNGPAAVRYDAALHAWAYLSRVAEPPCPELAAFVERVGPVQAARDIWAGAEPAELSSYVGARRGLDCGGADLDALAARDGRLLTPDDPQWPYLAFRSFAAGAGSVRREAREPLVLWVLGPARLDEVADRSVAVVGTRACTSYGEQLAADLAAGLTDADFAVVSGGAYGIDGAAHRAALACEGTTVAVLAAGIDVPYPSGHSALLHRISLTGALLTEYPPGTRPARYRFLTRNRLVAALSRATVVVEAGLRSGAANTAAWARMLGRPVCALPGPVTSAASAGCHEMLRAGTAELVTRAEQVVEVAGRCGELAEEPEHPGTPLDELGEAEKRVYEALPGRGGATVEEVARDAALPPQQVLGPLALLELSGLAESRDGRWRICRRE; encoded by the coding sequence ATGAACGGGCCTGCCGCGGTGCGCTATGACGCCGCGCTGCACGCCTGGGCCTATCTGTCCCGGGTTGCCGAGCCACCGTGCCCGGAACTCGCCGCATTCGTCGAGCGGGTCGGCCCGGTGCAGGCCGCCCGGGACATCTGGGCCGGCGCCGAGCCCGCCGAGCTGTCGTCGTACGTCGGGGCCCGGCGCGGATTGGACTGTGGCGGTGCCGATCTGGATGCCCTGGCGGCCCGCGACGGCCGGCTGTTGACCCCCGACGACCCGCAGTGGCCGTACCTGGCGTTCCGGTCGTTCGCGGCCGGGGCGGGCAGCGTCAGGCGGGAGGCCCGGGAACCGCTGGTGCTCTGGGTCCTGGGCCCGGCCCGGCTCGACGAGGTCGCCGACCGGTCGGTCGCCGTCGTCGGGACCCGGGCCTGCACGAGCTACGGCGAACAACTGGCCGCCGACCTGGCCGCCGGGCTGACCGACGCCGATTTCGCCGTGGTCTCCGGCGGGGCCTACGGCATCGACGGGGCGGCGCACCGGGCGGCGCTGGCCTGCGAGGGCACCACGGTGGCGGTGCTGGCGGCCGGCATCGACGTGCCCTATCCCAGCGGCCATTCGGCGCTGCTGCACCGGATCTCGCTGACCGGCGCGCTGCTGACCGAGTACCCGCCGGGCACCCGGCCGGCGCGGTACCGCTTCCTGACCCGAAACCGGTTGGTGGCGGCGCTGTCTCGGGCCACCGTGGTGGTGGAGGCCGGGTTGCGCAGCGGGGCGGCCAACACCGCGGCGTGGGCGCGGATGCTGGGCCGGCCGGTGTGCGCGCTGCCCGGGCCGGTCACCTCGGCGGCCTCGGCGGGCTGTCACGAGATGCTGCGGGCGGGCACCGCCGAGCTGGTCACCCGCGCCGAGCAGGTCGTCGAGGTGGCCGGGCGGTGCGGTGAATTGGCCGAGGAGCCCGAACATCCCGGCACCCCGCTCGACGAGCTGGGGGAGGCCGAGAAGCGGGTGTACGAGGCGCTGCCGGGCCGCGGGGGCGCGACGGTGGAGGAGGTCGCCCGCGACGCCGCGCTGCCGCCGCAGCAGGTGCTGGGTCCGCTGGCGCTGCTGGAACTGTCCGGGCTCGCCGAGAGCCGGGACGGCCGCTGGCGGATCTGTCGCCGCGAGTGA